In Streptomyces erythrochromogenes, the DNA window CCCCGTCCTGCGCCACCATGACGGTGACTCAGGAGGTCTCGATGGTGCTTTCCCTCTCCGTGGTCGTCCTGCTCCTCATCCTCGCCTGGATCTTCCTGCGCAGCGGCGGGCTGAAGTTCTCGCACGCCCTCGTCTGCGTACTCCTCGGCTTCTACCTCGCGAGCAGCAGCATGGCCGCGACCCTCCACGACGGCCTGACGGCCACCGCGAACGTGGTCTCCAGTCTCAATCCTTGATCGACTGTTGCGCCTTCGTGAATCATCCGGCGCATGCATGGACTCCTCCGGCACTGCGATCTAGCGTCTGGCGGCGGCGCGATGTCAGACGCAATGTCAACAGCACTGTTGCGACACGGAGGAAGTCCGGATGTTCCGAAGAGCGCTGAACTGCGCCGTAGTGCCCGTCGTGGCCGCCTTCACGGTGCTCCACGGCGGGTCCCAGGCCCGGGCCGAGGAGATACCCAAGGCGGCGCCGGGCCACCGGCTGATCACGCACTACGAGGGCGGCCCCGCGACCGCCGCTCCGCTGCCGGGCGAGGCCCCGCCGCAGCACCCGTACCTCGCGCCCAACGGCCGCAGCGGCATGCACTCCGACGCGGCCGGCAGCGCCACCTCGCCCTGGTCGGGGCCGCTCGGCAAGAACCTCCAGGTGACCAGCGAGAAGATCGCGGCCCTCGGCGGCGAATGCGCCACCGCCACCTTCGACTCGGGCGGCCGCCTCGTCACGGTGTGCGGCACCTTCTCGGGCTTCAAGGTCAAGCTCCTGGAGCCGCGTACGCTCGCCACGCTCGCGGAGTACCAGCTCCCGCAGCGCTCCTCGACCGTCGAGGCGATCACTTCGCTCGACTTCGCGAAGATCTTCAAGGACACCTCGGGCGGCGCCTACTTCTACCTGGACGACCAGGACCGCGCCGTCCTCGCAGACTCCCGCCAGCACGTGCTGCGCCTCGCGCACTCACAGAACCCCGACGGCAGCTGGAAGTTCACCGTCGACGACGACTGGGACCTCACCGGCCACGTCCCGCACGACTGCGTGACCTGGACCAACCTGTGGCCCAGCGGCACCTGCGACCCCGTCACCTCCGTGATGCCCGACTGGGAGGGCCGCATCTGGTGGGTGACCCGCCAGGGCCGGGTCGGCACCGTGGACCCGGCGACCTCGCAGATCCGCTCGGTGCGGCTGGAGGGCGAGGAGATCCAGAACTCCTTCTCCGTCGCCCAGGACGGCGTCTCCATCGTCTCCGACCACGCGCTGTACGGCTTCCGGGCCGCCGCCGACGGCACCCCCGAGGTGCAGTGGCGCCAGACCTACGACCGCGGGACCGGTACCAAGCCCGGCTCCGTCAACCAGGGTTCGGGCACCACACCCGACCTCTTCGGCGACGGCTACGTCGCCATCACCGACAACGCCGACGACCGGATGAACGTCCTCGTCTACCGGCGCGGCACGGACGTCGCCGCGGACCGGCGGCTGGTCTGCAAGGTGCCCGTCTTCGGCTCCGGCGCCTCGACCACCGACAACTCCCTGATCACATGGGGCAACAGCATCGTCGTCGAGAACAACTACGGCTACGAGAACCCCACCAGCCTGCTGCTGGGCAAGTCCGTCGTGGGCGGGGTGGCCCGCATCGACGTCCGCGCCGACGGCAGCGGCTGCGACACGGTGTGGGAGAGCGCCGTGCGCGCGCCGTCCGTGGTCCCGAAGCTCTCCACCGCGAACGGGCTGATCTACTTCTACGAGAAGGAGCCCAACGCCTGGGGGATCGACGGCTGGTACCTCACGGCCGTGGACTTCCGCACCGGTGAGCGGCGCTGGCGGCAGCTGACCGGCACCGGCCCGCTCTACGACAACAACTGGGCGCCCATCACGCTCGGCCCCGACGGCACCGCGTACGTCGGGGTCTTCAACGGCATCGTGGCGGTCCGCGACCGCTGACCCCGGCGGACCGCCGGCCTCCGCTCCGCAACACCCCGGAGCGGAGGCCGGCGGGCGCTGCGGGCATCGCGGCCTACCCTCCGCCCTGCCCTGCCCGCAGCCGGTCGATCGCCGCGAGCCTGGCCCCCACGTCCAGGTCCCACAGCCGTACGGTGCCGTCCGTGCTGCTGCTCGCCACCGTCCCCCCGTCGGGGGCGAAGGCGACGCCCCACACCGCGTTGGTGTGCCCGGAGAGCGCCGCCAGCGTGCGCCGTCCGGCCACGTCCCACAGCCGTACCGTGCGGTCGTTGCCGCTGCTCGCCAGCGTGCGGCCGTCGGGGGAGAAGGCGATGCCCCGGGCCGACCCGGTGTGGCCGGACAGGGCCGCCTCGAAGCGGTGGCGCCGCGCGTCCCACAGCCGTACGGTCCCGTCGTTGCCGCTGGTGGCGAGCGTGCGCCCGTCGGGGCTGAAGGCCACGCCCCGGACCGCGCCCGTATGGCCGGTGAGGGCGGCGAGCGGGCGCCGTCCCGCCACGTCCCACAGACGGACCGTCAGGTCGTCACCGGCGCTCGCCAGGGTGCGTCCGTCGGGGCTGAACGCCACGTCGTTGGCGAAGTCCGTGTGCCCGCTGAGCGTGGCGATCCGGCGGCGCGAGGCGACGTCCCACAGCCGGACCGTCCCGTCCGATCCGGCCGAGGCCAGCGTCCGCCCGTCCGGCGCGAAGTCCACCGCGAACACGGTCCCGCCCTGGCCGGCCAGCGTGGCCGACGGGGTCCCCGCCGCGATGTCCCACAGCCGTACCGTGCCGTCGGAGCCCGCCGAGGCCAGCGTCCGCCCGTCCGGCGCGAAGTCCACCGCGAACACCGTCTCGCTGTGCCCCTCGAAGGAGGCCACGACCCGGCGCCCCGCCACGTCCCACAGCCGGACCGTGTGATCCGCCTCCGCCGTGGCCAACAGTTTCCCGTCCGGGCTGTACGCGGCGTGCCAGACCTCCGTGAACGGCCGCGAGGCCAGCACCGCGCCCCGCAGGTCCCACAGCACCACCGACTGGTCGAACCCGGCGGTGGCCAGCATCGCGCCCCGGCTGTCCACGGCCACCCCGAGCACGTAGTCGGTGTGCCCGGCGAGCGTCGCCGTCAGCCGGCCGCCGGCCACGTCCCACATCCGGGTGGCGCCGTCACCGCCCGCGCTGACCACCGTCGTGCCGTCCGGTGTGAAGGCGACGCCGTTGACGTCGTCGCTGTGCCCGGTCAGCACGGCCGTCGTCCGGCGCCCGGCCACGTCCCACAGCCGTACGGTCCGGTCCACGCCCCCCGTGGCGACCGTACGGCCGTCCGGGGCGAACGCCGCCCCCAGCACCTCGTCGGTGTGGCCGGACAGGACGGCGAGCGGACGCGCCTGCGCCGGATCCCACAGCCGTACGGTCCGGTCGGCGCCCGCCGAGACGAGCGTCCGGCCGTCCGCGGCGAAGGACAGGGCGTTGACCCGCCCGGCGTGCCCGGCCAGGGACGCGACCTCGCCGTACTCCCCGGTGGTCTCCCACAACCGGACCGTCCCGTCCGGGCAGCCGGTCGCCACGCTCCGCCCGTCCGGCGCGAAGGCCACGGCCCGCGAGCCCGCCGTGCTCGCCGGGAGCACCGCCCTCGTCCGGCCGTCGGCGGTGTCCCAGAGCCGCGCGGGGCCGTCCGTGGAGGCCGCCGCGAGGATCCGGCCGTCCGGGCTCACGGCGACCGAGCGGACCCGCCCGGGCAGCGTGAAGGTAGCGGTCGTGCGCCGGTCGGACACCCGACGCAGGGTCACGGTGCCGTCGGAACTGCCCGTCGCCAGCATGCCGTTGTCCGGCCCGAAGGCCACCGCGTTGACCGGCCCGCCGTGCCCGCCCAGCCGGGTGACGAAGGGCTGCGCCTGCGTGCTCAGCAGCGCCCCGCGCGCCTCGCTCGTCCCCGCGGTCCGGTACGCGTCCCCGGCGAGCAGCATCGAAGCCTCCGGCTGGCCCCCTGCCAGCGCCGCCGACTGCAGGGCGAGCGCCCGCGAACGGGCGATCCGCTCCTGGCCGAGCGCCCCCGAGCGCTGCTGGTACGCGAGCCCGCCGGCGCCCACGGCCAGGACCAGCAGGACGACCAGTGTGGCCAGCATCCGCTGGCGCAGCCGCGCCTGGCGGGCGGCCTGCCGCTCCCGCCCCTCCTGCGCCGCCAGGCTCTCCCGGAGGAAGGCCGCCTCCCCGGGAGCGAGGCGGCTCCTGCCGTCGAGTTCGTCCGCCCAGGAGCGGGCGGTGTCCAGCCGGGTCCCCCGGTGGAGCGCCGACGGATCGCGGCCCTCGCGCTCCCACTCGGCCGCGGCGTGGGCCAGTTGCTGGTGGATCAGGAGCCCCGCCCGGTCGGCGCTGATCCAGCCGCGCAGCCGCGGCCAGGCGTGCAGCAGGGCCTCGTGGGTGATCTCCACGGTGTCGCTGTCCATGGTGATCAGGCGGGCCCGTACGAAGGTGTCGAGCGCGGCCGCGGCAGGGCCCGCGTCGGCCAGTTGCTCCATGAGGGCCGTCCGGCTCATCCGGCGCCGCGTGGCGCCCGTACCCTCGGCGACGTGCACCAGCCGTACCAGGATGCGCCGGAGCGTGTTCTGCTCGGCGGGGTAGAGGCGGGCGAACACCTCCTCGGCGGTCCGGGCGACGGCCCCCTGGATGCCGCCGGTGCGCTCGTACCCGGCGACGGTCAGGGTGGCGCCCTCGCGCTGGCGCCAGGTGGCCATCAGCGCGTGGGAGACCAGGGGCAGCGCGCCGGAGGGCGTCGTCCCGCCCGGTGTGTCGTCGCGCAGTCCCACGTCGCGCAGCAGCAGGGGGACCAGCCCCGGTTCGAGGCCGAGACCCGCGAGCCGCGCCGGGCGGGTGATCGACTCCCGCAGTTCCTCGGGCGTCATCGGCGCCAGGACGAACAGCCCGCCCGTGAAGACCGGGGCCAGCTCCGGCAGGTCCAGGCAGTTTCCGGTGAAGTCGGCCCGTACACCGAGCACCACGACGGCCGGATCGCACGGGGTGGGCGCCGGACCGGGGACGGCGAGCGCACACAGCACCCGTACGAACGCGCGCCGCTCGTCCTCGTCGGCGCAGAGGGTGAACAGCTCCTCGAACTGGTCGACGAGCAGTACCGCGCGCAGGGGCGGCGGCCGCAGGTCCGGGGCGGCCGCCGGGTCCGGCTCCGCCAGCCGGTGGACCGCTTCGAGCAGGGCGTACGGGTGCTCCCGCAACTCCCGTGCGGTGACGCCGAGATCGCCGCCCAGCACCTTCGCGGCCCGGCCGAGCAGTTCGTCCAGCGGGTGCGCGGTCGGGGTGAACCTGACCACCGGCCAGCTGTCGGCGCCCGGCATCGGGAAGCCGCCGCCGCGCAGGGCCGGTACGAGGCCGGCGTTCAGCAGGGAGGACTTGCCGGCGCCCGACGGGGCGACGAGCACCAGCGGCCCGGTGCCGATCCGCTCGAAGACCCGTTCGGCCAGCTCGGCGGTGGCCCGCTCCCGACCGAAGAACCACCGGGCGTCCCGCGCGGTGAAGGCGGGCAGGCCGCGGTAGGGGCATTCGCCCTCGGCCCGCGGCCCGACCACGCCGACGGTGTCGCCGAGCGCGGCATCGCCCTCGGGGGCCTCCGTCTCCCTGGCCATCCGCAGCAGTTCACCCCCTGCCCGCAGTACGTCGTCGCAGCGCCGCGCGACGTCGACGGTGACGCGCTTCGAGCCGGTCTCGATCTTGCTGAGATAGCCCTTGCTGTAGTGCGTCTCGCGCGCGAGGTCCGCGAGGGACAGCCCGCGTTGCAACCGCAGACGTCTCAGCTGGGCAGGGAAGGGCCGTGCGGTGTCGTCGGACTCCCGCAAGTGGTCGGTCTTCCGCCGGCGGTCCGGATCCCCCAAAACATCCCCCATGGCGTGCGCGCCCAGGCAGCGAGGTGGTGCTGCCCAGGCTACCGCCAGGGGCGGCCGGAGAACTGGATCCTCCGGCCGGTATGACGAGAACAGGAATGTCCGGAGCCGTTGCGCGCGGCGGCTCCGGAAGCCCTCCTCGCCGGGGTGCTACGGGTTGAGGCGGATCGAGTTGATCGGCGTGAGGTCGGCGTACACACCGGTCTTGGAGGCGATGGCGCGGCCGCAGCCCGTGCCGTTGGAGCCGGTGCACAGGTTTGCGGTCGCACCGCCGTACTGATTGTTGAGCACCCAGTGGTTGCCGAACTGGTTGGTGAGGTTGTGGGCCCCGTACCTGTAGAAGACGTGGGACGGCTTGACGGCCGGGTTCTGGTTCTGAGGGTAGATGCAGACCGCGCCGTCGGGGCATCCCGCCCAGGCGTCGACCGGCTTGGCCTCCACCGAAGCGCTGAGCGCGACCACGGCGACGACGGAGGTGGCGAGAGCGGCGGCGCCGCGGAACAGCTTGCGCATGGTTTCCCCTTGCGGTTCGTGCCTCGTGTTGACGGCTCCAGACTTGCTCCGCCGGGGCGGCCGGTCGACGGGTTGCCCGTTGCCCCTTCCGAGGGCGACCGGGAAACAGGTCATGACCTGCGCCGTCGCCGACCGGAGGGCAACGGCGCCCGGCGGACCGCGCCACCGGTATGACGATCCACTCTCCGGGCGTCAAAATGCGGCCGTTTGCCCACGGCATGCGTCGATACGCTCACCCGGTGTGGCGATATGTCGCAATCGCCCATAACTTCTGCATTGTGACGAACCGACAACTCAAGTCCCTCACGTGCATCGCCGTCGTCATGGCCGCCGGTTTCGGCGTGTTCGCGCCACCCGCATCCGCGGCCGGACACCGAGTGCACCCGGGCGACTCGATCCAGGACGCGGTGGATTCCGCGCGGCCGGGCGACATCATCACCGTGATGCCCGGCACCTACTACGAGAACGTGCTGATCACGAAGAGGCTGACCCTGCGCGGCTGGGGCGAGCGGACGGTGATCAAGCCGCCGGCCGCGAAGACGCTGCCCGCCACGCCGAAGACGTCCGCACGCGCCGACCTCGCCTGCTCCCAGGCCGACACCGGCATCTGCGTCATGGGGACCGAGGAGCGGCCCGTCACCGGTGTCGAGATCCGCGGACTCACCGTCTCGGGCTTCAAGCGGAACGGCATCTGGGCCTCGTGGACCGACCGGCTGAGCGTCGAGCGCGTGATCTCCGAGAACAACAGCACCTGGGGCATCGCCCAGGAACGCTCCACCCGCGGGTTCTTCCGCGACAACATCGCCCGCGACAACGCCGAGTCGGGCATCTTCATCGCCAACACGGTCGCGCGCGAGGGCGGCGCCACCGACACCCGGGGCGCCGTGATCCGGGGCAACAGGCTGACCGGCAACCGGATCGGCGTCACCGTCAGGCGCGTGCGCAACCTCACCGTCAGCGGCAACACCCTCACCGGAAACTGCGGCGGCGTCTTCGTCGTCGGCGACGAGGGCGAGCCCGGCGCCGGGGACCTGAGCATCCGCGGCAACCGCATCCACGCGAACAACAAGTTCTGCAAGGGCAACAGCCGCCTCCCCGACATCCAGGGCGTCGGCGTCGTCCTCACCGGCGCCGAAGAGACGATCGTGCGTTCGAACTCCATCCGCGGCAACGTCGGATCCTCCCCGCTGTCGGGCGGCATCCTGCTGTTCAAGAGCTTCGTGGGCGCGACGAACACCGACAACGTCATCGAGGACAACGTGGTGAGGGACAACCTGCCGGCCGACCTGGCCAACCAGGGAGCCGGGTCGGGCAACCGGTTCCTCAACAACCGGTGCGACACCTCCGTGCCGACCGGCATGTGCTGACCCGTGTTCCCCCTCATCAGGAGAATCGAGGCCGTATGACCACGGTGAGTTCCACCCCCGCCCCCACCCCCGCGCCCGTTCCCGCCCCGAACGCTGGCCCCCCGCACACGCCCCCGCCCGCCATGCGCCTGCGGGAGCTCGCCTTCGGTGCGGCCGTCGCCGCCGCCGTACGGGCCGCGGCACGCCTCAAGGTCGCCGACGCCCTCGGGGAGTCGCCCGCCACCCCCGCCGAGCTCGCGGCCGCGGTGCACGCCGAGCCGAAGCCCCTGCAACGGCTGCTCCGCGCCCTGTCCTGCTACGGGATCTTCGCCGAGACCGAGGACGGGAGCTTCGTCCACACCGAGATGTCGCGGCTGCTGCGCGAGGACGACCCGCACAGCCTGCGCTACATCTCCCTGTGGTGCACGGAACCCTGGACCTGGCAGGCGTGGCCGCGCCTCGACGACGCCGTCAGCACCGGCGACGGCGCGAGCATCTTCCACGACCTGTTCGGCAAGGGGTTCTTCGACTACCTGCACGAGGACGCCCACGAGTCGGCGCACGTCTTCAACCGCGCCATGACCACCTCCAGCGTGCAGTCGGCGCTGGAGGTCGCGGACCTCCTCGACCTCACCGGCGTCTCGGTGGTCGCGGACATCGGCGGCGGCCAGGGCCACGTGCTGGCCAGCCTGCTGGAGAAGCACCCGACCGTACGGGGGCACCTGCTCGACCTGCCCGGCGTGGTCGCCAAGGCCGATCCCCGGCTGCGCGACGGCGGCCCCCTCGCCGACCGGACCGGCATCGTCCCCGGCGACTGCCGCGAGGCCGTCCCGGTCGAGGCCGATCTCTACGTCATCAAGAACATCCTCGAATGGGACGACGAGAGCACCCGCAGGTGCCTGCGCAACGTCCTCGCCGCGGCCCGCCCCGGAGCCAGGGTCGTCGTCATCGAGAACCTGGTCGACGACACGCCGTCGATGCGGTTCACCACGGCGATGGACCTGATGCTGCTGCTCAACGTCGGCGGTGCGAAGCACACCAAGGAGAGCCTCTGCACCCGGCTGGCGGACGCCGGACTGGTGCTCGGCGACATCCGACCCGTCAACGCGTACCTGCACGCCTTCGAGTGCACCGTGCCCGGGTGATCCCGGCCGGCACGCGCCACGACGCCCCGGGCCGGCGGTCGGCCGGTCCCGGGGCGTCGTCATGCGTGCCGGGCGGCGGCACCTGTCCGCCCGTACGCGTCAGGTTCCGGCCGTCAGGGCGTTGTTGACGAGGTCGAGGAACTCGCGCGGCGACTTGCACTGGTCCGCACCGGCGGGGAGGGACCGGCCGTGCCGGTTCTCCAGCTCGCCGACGATGCCGAGCAGCCCCAGGGAGTC includes these proteins:
- a CDS encoding acyl carrier protein, which translates into the protein MTDRLTVEELAALMKKGAGITVDPAVMASRPDSQFDEWGLDSLGLLGIVGELENRHGRSLPAGADQCKSPREFLDLVNNALTAGT
- a CDS encoding nSTAND1 domain-containing NTPase — its product is MGDVLGDPDRRRKTDHLRESDDTARPFPAQLRRLRLQRGLSLADLARETHYSKGYLSKIETGSKRVTVDVARRCDDVLRAGGELLRMARETEAPEGDAALGDTVGVVGPRAEGECPYRGLPAFTARDARWFFGRERATAELAERVFERIGTGPLVLVAPSGAGKSSLLNAGLVPALRGGGFPMPGADSWPVVRFTPTAHPLDELLGRAAKVLGGDLGVTARELREHPYALLEAVHRLAEPDPAAAPDLRPPPLRAVLLVDQFEELFTLCADEDERRAFVRVLCALAVPGPAPTPCDPAVVVLGVRADFTGNCLDLPELAPVFTGGLFVLAPMTPEELRESITRPARLAGLGLEPGLVPLLLRDVGLRDDTPGGTTPSGALPLVSHALMATWRQREGATLTVAGYERTGGIQGAVARTAEEVFARLYPAEQNTLRRILVRLVHVAEGTGATRRRMSRTALMEQLADAGPAAAALDTFVRARLITMDSDTVEITHEALLHAWPRLRGWISADRAGLLIHQQLAHAAAEWEREGRDPSALHRGTRLDTARSWADELDGRSRLAPGEAAFLRESLAAQEGRERQAARQARLRQRMLATLVVLLVLAVGAGGLAYQQRSGALGQERIARSRALALQSAALAGGQPEASMLLAGDAYRTAGTSEARGALLSTQAQPFVTRLGGHGGPVNAVAFGPDNGMLATGSSDGTVTLRRVSDRRTTATFTLPGRVRSVAVSPDGRILAAASTDGPARLWDTADGRTRAVLPASTAGSRAVAFAPDGRSVATGCPDGTVRLWETTGEYGEVASLAGHAGRVNALSFAADGRTLVSAGADRTVRLWDPAQARPLAVLSGHTDEVLGAAFAPDGRTVATGGVDRTVRLWDVAGRRTTAVLTGHSDDVNGVAFTPDGTTVVSAGGDGATRMWDVAGGRLTATLAGHTDYVLGVAVDSRGAMLATAGFDQSVVLWDLRGAVLASRPFTEVWHAAYSPDGKLLATAEADHTVRLWDVAGRRVVASFEGHSETVFAVDFAPDGRTLASAGSDGTVRLWDIAAGTPSATLAGQGGTVFAVDFAPDGRTLASAGSDGTVRLWDVASRRRIATLSGHTDFANDVAFSPDGRTLASAGDDLTVRLWDVAGRRPLAALTGHTGAVRGVAFSPDGRTLATSGNDGTVRLWDARRHRFEAALSGHTGSARGIAFSPDGRTLASSGNDRTVRLWDVAGRRTLAALSGHTNAVWGVAFAPDGGTVASSSTDGTVRLWDLDVGARLAAIDRLRAGQGGG
- a CDS encoding right-handed parallel beta-helix repeat-containing protein, with the protein product MAAGFGVFAPPASAAGHRVHPGDSIQDAVDSARPGDIITVMPGTYYENVLITKRLTLRGWGERTVIKPPAAKTLPATPKTSARADLACSQADTGICVMGTEERPVTGVEIRGLTVSGFKRNGIWASWTDRLSVERVISENNSTWGIAQERSTRGFFRDNIARDNAESGIFIANTVAREGGATDTRGAVIRGNRLTGNRIGVTVRRVRNLTVSGNTLTGNCGGVFVVGDEGEPGAGDLSIRGNRIHANNKFCKGNSRLPDIQGVGVVLTGAEETIVRSNSIRGNVGSSPLSGGILLFKSFVGATNTDNVIEDNVVRDNLPADLANQGAGSGNRFLNNRCDTSVPTGMC
- a CDS encoding methyltransferase, translating into MTTVSSTPAPTPAPVPAPNAGPPHTPPPAMRLRELAFGAAVAAAVRAAARLKVADALGESPATPAELAAAVHAEPKPLQRLLRALSCYGIFAETEDGSFVHTEMSRLLREDDPHSLRYISLWCTEPWTWQAWPRLDDAVSTGDGASIFHDLFGKGFFDYLHEDAHESAHVFNRAMTTSSVQSALEVADLLDLTGVSVVADIGGGQGHVLASLLEKHPTVRGHLLDLPGVVAKADPRLRDGGPLADRTGIVPGDCREAVPVEADLYVIKNILEWDDESTRRCLRNVLAAARPGARVVVIENLVDDTPSMRFTTAMDLMLLLNVGGAKHTKESLCTRLADAGLVLGDIRPVNAYLHAFECTVPG